TAAACAGGCaactctataaaaaatattgatttttttggtaattcTCTAAATACTTTTATGTCAAAtgttctaagaaatacataacaaattaggtactagaaataaaattaatatctcgtttttatttcattgtatttcttattatagaaatttaaatatttaaataattattgtatgatattaatacctatttgctttttaatttttaagttatttttattattattattattatcattgttattaaaattattgttatatataactCATTTACTGTTAAtcgtgtacaatatattttatgaaaaaaaaaaaaaaaaactgtaattgaggaaaaatagaaatttaaatatttaaatatttattgtatgatattaatacctatttgctctttaaattttaagttatttttattattattattataattattattaaaattattgttaaaactcATTTACTGTTAATGtacgtgtacaatatattatatatatattatatgaaaaaaaaaaaaactgtaattggaatttatttccgtaataaagaaatattattattattattattataagttcgtTCTCCATTTCTTGACAAGATCTCTGTAGTCCAAGTATTGCTGTTGGGGTTGTATATTTCTACAGTATTATAAACAACTGGTTCTTCCATTTCTCCGCCCATAACATATAATAACCCATCTAATACAGCTACtcctatataaatatgtaatttaaattcaatccATTTTTACAAAGGTTGTCGTAGAAAATATAAGCATTGTAGTTACCAAGACGAAATCGGCTTATTTCCATATCAGCTACAGATGACCAAACTCCATCACTTGGCCTGTAAACCTCGACACTCTTAAGGTAGTTTCCATCATATCCACCGAtagcatacataatattgttcaagACTCCTACGCTAACACCATGACGGTGTTTAGACATGTCTGCAACTGGTGTCCATTTGTCAAGTTCCGAATCATAATATTCTACTGATTTTAAGCATTTTTCGTCATCAGCACCTCCAATctacacaatttaattaaattaaattaatacaaattataaataaataatcatatgatTATTTACCGCGTATAAACGATTATTGAGTACACCAACACCAAAATAACTTCTCTCAATTGTCATACTAGACACCATTCTCCATTTTTGGGTACTGACATCAAATACCTCTACGCTCTTTAGTACACTGGTACTATCATGTCCACCAAtctagaattacaaataatatgcatttttaatataaaataagtaaaatattgatttaacttACGGCATATATACAATCGTCCAATACCCCGACTCCTAATTTATATCGACTAATTATCATGTCGACCATTGGAACCCAAGAGGGTGGTGATGGAGAATATACATCATATTTACTAACAGATTTCGAACTCGATCCGTTTACTCCCCCCAAAATGAACACAAATTGATCATGGATTACGCAAAAGCCGGCTTCCCTACGGCATTCATTTTTCTCTAGTACATTCACACGTACTTTGGTTACTGGGTGATACCATTCTGCACTAAACTTAGGCGATGCATTAAACCAgttgaacattaaaataacctgataaaattaaatggtaaaattattgtgaagATAATTTAATCAATGTGGAGTCATACCTTTTGTGAAACATCAAACTGTCTAGGTTTAAATCTAATCGTTTTTGGTATGGCAAAATGCTGAACTATTTTTTgatgattaaaatgtaatgcttcGAGTATATCCTTATtaacttaaaacattataataacaatacttaaaatatatatattcataatgatggcatatttatgaaattaacttACTGTTGtcagatatattatttagaagagGTTCAAgagctattttaaataatatatcaagctCTATTAATGGCAAACGTACCTACATGTTTCATTAATTCTTGTAAGAAACCTTTTCTATCatccaatttatattttacccattcgataacacatttatatatctacaataaaaattatataagactaaattaaaatttaatattaataaatatagatttttaagaCCTTGGGTTCTTTATTTCTATAGGAAGCAAaaggaatattaattattatatatttatggtatCAAATCTATTTTGAGTAGTTCCAATgctttgataacattttatatatagggtgtatcttatgtcattgtacgcggagttttttaacgattatggatcgatgccatagaatttcgttaaaacaaaaaaatatgtgtttctttttttttaacaggtaattttttaattaattcaaaatttttaaacacgcaggtgtaccaatagcaaaatcaactttatttttcagatggaaacttatatattttttaatggatcctggtaaagctttttttttctgaaaattatgatagtcagatcatcaattttggtttgatacatgacaaaataaatttatgtcatggtttgatattttattaattatggtcctctaaagtttagtaaaatatgcattaatattttcaattggtttaatttacaagagctaaataattttttcttataactaacttttataacttGACATTTGAACCATAAgccctatattggtaggtatcgcacatgtaaagtatgaatttagcagttgaaattctttaagaatcatttaataaatgtgatttaaaataaactatttgcaacttatttagattaatagtcaatctcaatataatatgtttgtacctaacttaagaatacttttaatctgagttaattacagatttacaatattattataacaaaaatcaaataccattaggtattaccttagccacctaataaagaatccaaattaatgctattgtaagaaaagtatgATAGGAATGTATGATGggaaataatatacaaaggGGTGAACATGTTCAGTATCGACCCTTGTTGAAGAATGTTATTGTTAACAATAGATAGGGTATGTTGGGACACACACGTCGTtgcctgtataaaatatacaaagggGGTGCACATGTATAGTCTCAACCCTTGTTGAAGAATGTTAACAATAGTTAGGGTATGtcggtacacacacacacgtcgtTGCCTGTATATTCCTGAAGATTGTAATTGTTCaagtatattattcttaaatgtaTCACAAGACCCTGATACATAAATGTATCAACCAGTTATTACATCGAGAtgtgaacaataatattcattcaGCTATNNNNNNNNNNNNNNNNNNNNNNNNNNNNNNNNNNNNNNNNNNNNNNNNNNNNNNNNNNAGAAGAGCACTAGaaaacattgcacttttttcattacacaattttttttaacaccatgCATACTAAGACATTAATGTCAACAATCAAGtaccatttaccaatttatcattattactttaTAGCCACTAATAAAGAAtcaaaatttatgatattgtaagaaaagtaactgtgaagtaattaattatgattacctataataacaaattaaaataataatactgattttgatgattgtatgttaaaatacaaataatgaactatgtttgccaacaattatgtttatggtttttttttttttttttgagggtgTTGTTAGATTATAAACTactgtgtgtaatgtgtataaaaaggtagttataaggataaattatttagttcttgtaaattaaacctatactaattatttcaattaaaagtattaatgcatattttacttaactttagaggaccatattTAATAATCTAGTGAAccaaaatttatattacttacttGTTCTTCACATGGAACAGCAAGGCCATTACAGGCGATAATTCCAACCAAATCATCATaagataataatagaaaatctTCAGTTTTAACCACTTCCCTGAAAGTAATTGTcattaaatatatgatttataactgaaaaatatagaGACTGAAGCtaattatatcatacaaaaactgttttttcaTAAACGTTTCAGAAATTGCTAGCAATTCCggatagttaaaattattagcGATCGTTCTGATACTAAGACAGTTTGACCCATCCatctttttttgtaaaaattcaatgCATGTAACATATACAAAATCTAACTGTACGAGTTTTGCGGCTGGTAACAAATCCttgaaaaatcattaataatacattttacataatttttaattgaacgataaaaaattaagtgTTTAATTATACCTCTACATTTTCTTTTGTGACTTCGATTTCTcccttataaatataatttattaatatttgtaaaacagTAGACTTTAATTCACTTATAGTTACTCTGTCGTTGCCGGTTTTACAAATGTTTTGtgattctataaaatttgaaaatatattttatattttacttgcgacctgttataatacttttccactataCTACTGTCCGATACCTATCGAGGAGGAGTGGGTTGGGGGGTTAAAggggtgtattatattaacaaaaatgaatttacagGAAAATCTCTCACGCCTCATCgatatatcaattttgaaaatcggGCTTTAATTCGACTGGCAAAATGTcctcttcttttaaataaaaaacaacgaaATCTGACTAGTCTACGCAGGGCGTGAGAATATTTCCCGTAAgtcatgtttttatattaaaaaaatgacgtCTCTTATGcccttaacaaaaatatatttattgctttCACCAAAATAATTACCGAATTTTCCACGGAAATATGGACTAGCagcaattaaaacatttttgtgacCAAAGGTGAACAACCCATTCATCCGTTTCAAATCTAATATCACATAAATCTccatttctaaaaacaaaaatgtgttaggtactaatatttattCTGAAAGAAGCTAAAATTATCAACACCATACTTGCGTAGAGATTGTAAGCCTTCTAGTATTCTATCAGGCTGAAAGATATTTCTAAAATGTGTcggtttgtatttatttaatttcaaaacttgCTTTACGTTATTTTCAGAAGATGATGTCTGAACGGTATCCATTTCTTCTACTGACATaacacatttgaaaatatatttttaatattatcattaagttataacttaatactaaaacataagtacctatGAAGGGGTAAAAACCAACAATATACTGATGTTCagaaattatcaatttattaggtacctaggtagttagatttattaaaaataaagtattctaATTCTAACATTCTAAGAGAGTGAAAGTTATTTCTGAAATGTGTTGGgtattttcattacatttcaAAACTGGCATTATATAATTCTCACTTGAAGGTTTACCTAGGCAATGTACCTAAGTACGCCGTAACGAcgtattttttatgtaagtaaaatattacgCTGTGTCTAGACGTTCAACCATAATAGGCAAGATAACATATTATGCTTGACCAtcataacttatttaatttttccttttgatgatgcccccccccccccatttaaaGATAAAACTGGGCTAGGGAATGCAATGCATACCTTACGTCCCCTATTGTTGTGGCACTGCGGGCAATTTATTACCGTATCAATCAGACCGCAATGTCTTTGAAAGTATTTTAAGAGACATAAAAGACACATTAGTATAGAATACTTTTTACGCCGTTGTCAGCATATGACACGTGTAGTTACCtaaaaactttatataattttcgaaTGTTGtttgtgattttgacgaattttcaattttgtcaaaattcttatCTATAGTTACGTGTCTGGGTCTTCTAGTATTATATTtctagtaaattattttcattaaattttttttcggtttaattattttcgtaagttttgttttcattgaaattattttccaacATCTTATATGCTCCCGTGACAACCACATGATCACGACAACGAAACGAAAATCGGTATCCGTCAGGCACGTAGTCAGAAAATATTCACTAGATGGGCCAATGTTAGATGGCCccttacctaaatatattaccttgTAGGGGTGGGCCCctttttattatgttacaaaGAGGTAGTTATCagaatataattactataaaatatagacgAGTTgacgaccataataataatataattctatatgaatcaatataatgacaatacccttactcaaaagtattttaaaaatagacataaaagtatacaacaGTCACTGTCTAGATAAGATAAGAATTACATGACATGCTATAGTATGGTACCAGCAGTACCAGTATTGGGCTTTAAATAGCAATTATTTCCTAATCAATCGTTGACGATATTATGACTTACAAAGATAAATTATCACCGATTCTTGGTAGCAAcaaaatttattgttatttatttatttaatgtaatacaatatacatattttattccagaaatggacaagaatttaatttagtta
This portion of the Acyrthosiphon pisum isolate AL4f chromosome A1, pea_aphid_22Mar2018_4r6ur, whole genome shotgun sequence genome encodes:
- the LOC100574629 gene encoding kelch-like protein 2 translates to MEIYVILDLKRMNGLFTFGHKNVLIAASPYFRGKFESQNICKTGNDRVTISELKSTVLQILINYIYKGEIEVTKENVEDLLPAAKLVQLDFVYVTCIEFLQKKMDGSNCLSIRTIANNFNYPELLAISETFMKKQFLEVVKTEDFLLLSYDDLVGIIACNGLAVPCEEQSVEVYRPSDGVWSSVADMEISRFRLGVAVLDGLLYVMGGEMEEPVVYNTVEIYNPNSNTWTTEILSRNGERTYSGVVIDRPHHFL